In bacterium, a genomic segment contains:
- a CDS encoding alanine:cation symporter family protein — translation MSEASGFDAWVNDAVAPLTELLSSIIFFEVPVFGAQLPLVVLWLVVGAVWFTLFFRFVNLREFGRAIRIVSDRTPITSDAGPGEVTHFQALATAISGTVGIGNIGGVAVAISVGGPGAAFWLVVAGLLGMSSKFVECTLGVMYRHENPDGSVSGGAMYYLSRGLAERGLPRLGRAMGAFYAVGIVIGCMGIGNMFQSNQAFVQLVTVTGGPEASWLADKGWLVGLVLAFLVGSVIVGGIRSIARVTEKIVPFMAALYLLGCAVILTMNAEAIPFAFREILHQAFDPDAISGGALGVLIIGFKRAVFSNEAGIGSATIAHAAVRTNEPMTEGLVALLEPFIDTVVICSATALVIVTTLYYQPDLFAAGLGGVEMTSAAFERNVSWSPIVVAIAALLFAFSTMLSWSYYGLKGWTYLVGEGRRRAHAFNAVFCVFVALGCMMQLEAVLDFSDAMVFVLCVPNVLGLYLLAPLVKRELAGYRERHL, via the coding sequence TTGAGCGAAGCGAGCGGTTTCGACGCCTGGGTCAACGATGCAGTGGCGCCGCTGACCGAGTTGCTCTCGAGCATCATCTTCTTCGAGGTCCCGGTCTTCGGCGCACAACTGCCGTTGGTCGTGCTCTGGCTCGTCGTAGGCGCGGTCTGGTTCACGCTCTTCTTCCGCTTCGTCAACCTGCGAGAATTCGGACGCGCGATCCGGATCGTGAGCGACCGCACGCCGATCACGAGCGATGCGGGCCCCGGTGAGGTCACCCATTTCCAGGCCCTAGCAACCGCTATTTCCGGGACCGTCGGGATCGGCAACATCGGTGGAGTGGCCGTGGCCATTTCCGTGGGCGGGCCGGGCGCCGCTTTCTGGCTCGTGGTCGCTGGGCTGCTCGGGATGTCCTCGAAATTCGTCGAGTGCACGCTCGGTGTGATGTATCGCCACGAGAATCCGGACGGCTCCGTCTCGGGCGGGGCGATGTACTACCTGTCGAGGGGCCTCGCCGAACGCGGCCTCCCCAGGTTGGGCCGGGCGATGGGCGCATTCTATGCGGTCGGAATCGTGATCGGCTGCATGGGCATCGGCAACATGTTCCAATCGAATCAGGCCTTCGTGCAACTCGTGACGGTCACCGGTGGGCCGGAGGCGAGCTGGCTGGCGGACAAGGGATGGTTGGTCGGCCTCGTGCTCGCCTTCCTGGTCGGCAGTGTGATCGTGGGCGGGATTCGAAGCATCGCCCGGGTGACCGAGAAGATCGTGCCGTTCATGGCTGCCCTGTACCTGCTGGGCTGCGCCGTGATCCTGACGATGAACGCCGAAGCCATCCCCTTCGCCTTTCGGGAGATCCTTCACCAGGCCTTCGACCCGGACGCGATTTCCGGCGGCGCCCTCGGTGTCTTGATCATCGGATTCAAGCGCGCCGTGTTTTCGAACGAAGCGGGGATCGGTTCGGCGACGATCGCCCACGCCGCCGTGCGGACGAATGAACCCATGACGGAAGGCCTGGTTGCGCTGCTCGAACCCTTCATCGACACGGTGGTGATCTGCAGCGCGACGGCTCTGGTGATCGTGACGACCCTCTACTATCAGCCGGATCTCTTCGCCGCGGGCCTCGGCGGGGTAGAGATGACTTCGGCGGCCTTCGAGCGCAATGTCTCCTGGTCGCCGATCGTGGTTGCGATCGCCGCGCTGCTCTTCGCCTTCTCGACCATGCTCTCCTGGTCGTACTACGGTTTGAAGGGCTGGACCTATCTCGTAGGAGAGGGTCGGCGCCGCGCCCACGCCTTCAACGCCGTCTTCTGCGTGTTCGTGGCCCTGGGATGCATGATGCAGCTCGAAGCGGTCCTCGACTTCTCCGACGCCATGGTCTTCGTGTTATGCGTGCCGAACGTGCTCGGGCTCTACCTGCTCGCGCCGCTCGTGAAGAGGGAACTGGCCGGCTACCGGGAGCGCCACCTCTAA
- the ilvD gene encoding dihydroxy-acid dehydratase: MSGLNRISRRLTQEKAQGASQAMLHAAGLTDADLDKAQVGIVDMAYEGNPCNMHLGLLGEAVKAGVVDAGLVGLRFHTIGVSDGISMGTDGMSYSLQSRDLIADSIETVMGAQFYDANVSLPGCDKNMPGCVMAMARVNRPSIMVYGGTIRPGVGADGQPIDVVSAFQSYGEFLAGTITDEQRLGIVRRACPGAGACGGMYTANTMASAIEAMGMSLPYSSSTPAEDRKKMEECHAAGAAIRNLLERNLTPRDIMTRAAFENAMVVGTAVGGSTNLVLHLLAMARAAGVGLEIGDFQAVSDRTPLLADFKPSGEFVMEDLHNVGGTPAVMKLLLEHGMLDGDCMTVTGRTLAENLADLPGLSEGQSVVHSLADPIKETGHIRILTGSLAPDGAVAKITGKEGLSFSGPAQVFDCEEDMVEAAEQGKIREGGVIVIRYEGPKGGPGMPEMLSPTSILMGAGLGDKVALLTDGRFSGGSHGFIVGHVTPEAQEGGPIALVRDGDPIQIDAKKNVIDIDVPESELAERRAAWTAPPFKASRGTLYKYIKNVKSASEGCVTDE, translated from the coding sequence ATGAGCGGTCTCAACCGCATCTCCCGCCGTCTTACCCAGGAAAAGGCCCAGGGTGCGTCCCAGGCCATGCTCCATGCAGCCGGCCTCACGGATGCCGATCTGGACAAGGCCCAGGTTGGCATCGTCGACATGGCCTATGAGGGCAACCCCTGCAACATGCACCTCGGGCTGTTGGGCGAGGCCGTGAAGGCGGGTGTCGTGGACGCCGGCCTGGTCGGGCTGCGGTTCCACACGATCGGTGTGTCCGATGGCATCTCGATGGGCACGGACGGAATGAGCTATTCGCTCCAGAGCCGGGACCTGATCGCGGATTCGATCGAGACCGTGATGGGTGCCCAGTTCTACGACGCCAACGTTTCGCTGCCAGGTTGCGACAAGAACATGCCCGGTTGTGTGATGGCGATGGCACGGGTGAACCGCCCGTCGATCATGGTCTACGGCGGAACGATCCGGCCCGGCGTGGGCGCGGACGGCCAGCCGATCGATGTCGTGTCCGCGTTCCAGAGCTACGGAGAGTTCCTTGCCGGAACGATCACCGATGAACAACGCCTGGGAATCGTGAGGCGCGCGTGCCCTGGGGCAGGGGCCTGCGGGGGTATGTACACCGCGAACACGATGGCGAGCGCGATCGAGGCGATGGGGATGTCGCTGCCCTACAGCAGTTCGACCCCGGCCGAAGATCGGAAGAAGATGGAGGAATGCCACGCGGCCGGCGCGGCCATCCGCAACCTTCTCGAGCGGAACCTGACGCCGCGCGACATCATGACACGAGCGGCGTTCGAGAATGCCATGGTGGTCGGCACGGCGGTCGGGGGTTCGACCAATCTCGTATTGCACCTGCTGGCGATGGCGCGGGCGGCGGGCGTGGGCCTGGAGATCGGGGATTTCCAGGCCGTGAGCGATCGCACGCCCTTGCTCGCGGATTTCAAGCCCAGTGGCGAGTTCGTGATGGAAGATCTGCATAACGTCGGTGGCACCCCGGCCGTGATGAAGCTCCTGCTCGAGCACGGAATGCTCGACGGAGACTGCATGACGGTCACGGGTCGCACGCTCGCCGAGAACCTGGCAGATCTGCCCGGCCTCTCCGAAGGCCAAAGCGTCGTGCATTCGCTCGCGGATCCCATCAAGGAGACGGGCCACATCCGCATCCTGACCGGCAGTTTGGCGCCTGACGGCGCCGTCGCCAAGATCACGGGCAAGGAAGGGCTTTCCTTTTCTGGCCCCGCCCAGGTGTTCGACTGTGAAGAGGATATGGTCGAAGCCGCCGAGCAAGGCAAGATCCGCGAGGGCGGCGTGATCGTGATCCGTTACGAAGGGCCGAAGGGCGGCCCGGGAATGCCGGAAATGCTCTCGCCCACCTCTATCCTGATGGGCGCGGGCCTGGGCGACAAGGTTGCCTTGCTGACCGATGGCCGGTTCTCCGGGGGCTCCCATGGCTTCATCGTGGGTCATGTGACTCCGGAGGCTCAGGAGGGCGGGCCCATTGCACTCGTGCGGGATGGCGATCCCATTCAGATCGACGCCAAGAAGAACGTGATCGACATCGATGTGCCCGAGAGCGAGCTGGCCGAACGCCGCGCGGCCTGGACCGCGCCGCCCTTCAAGGCGAGCCGCGGTACGCTCTACAAGTACATCAAGAACGTGAAGTCCGCGTCCGAGGGCTGCGTCACCGACGAGTAG
- a CDS encoding DUF3604 domain-containing protein, with the protein MFLLAPMLLILAFLAGPAYSAEPSFVRTEERDACTQNDPLRRPYFGDTHVHTGYSQDASTQGTRTTPREAYAFAQGEPLGIQPWDAEGKPQRTLQIDRPLDFAVVTDHAEQIGEVHLCKTPEAPGHGSLICRMYRSFPRIAFYVMNYRYSAGGERWGFCGEDDMHCLAAAGTVWKDTQAAAEGAYDRTKACTFTSFVGYEWTASAGTGKNLHRNVIFRNQQVPALPISVMETGNTAADLWDELERSCVRGMPGCEVLTIPHNSNLDGGLMFQSAAEIGVPVGEAEARRRARWEPLVEIMQHKGDSECMLGGDTTDEACGFEKLPYDSFGAQFSASGGQAVPQQFVRHALKQGLLLERQLGANPFHYGIVASTDTHLGAPGQVAEKNHPGHGGAGNPAAEELPPGLPDNLEFGPGGLAVLWAEENSRDSLFAAMQRREAYGTSGPRITVRLFGAWNPPEQLCGREDFVALGYSSGVPMGSDLPARAPDATRDPEATAPSLAPSLAVWALQDPGPEGAPGVPLQRVQIVKGWLDGEMTHERVFDVAGGPNDARVDPATCEPMGKGERSLCSVWKDPEFDPVQPAFYYARVLENPTCRWSQHLCLAAGVDCSDPNSITEGYEPCCSEDHRPVIQERAWTSPIWYRPSVAGGEG; encoded by the coding sequence GTGTTCCTGCTCGCACCCATGCTGCTCATCCTCGCCTTCCTGGCGGGGCCCGCGTATTCCGCCGAGCCGAGCTTCGTGCGTACGGAGGAACGCGATGCCTGCACCCAGAACGATCCGCTGCGGCGCCCCTATTTCGGCGATACCCACGTGCACACGGGCTACAGCCAGGATGCCAGCACCCAGGGCACGCGGACGACCCCGCGAGAGGCCTACGCCTTCGCGCAGGGTGAGCCGCTCGGCATCCAACCCTGGGATGCGGAAGGCAAGCCGCAGCGCACCCTCCAGATCGACCGCCCGTTGGACTTCGCAGTCGTGACCGACCACGCCGAACAGATCGGCGAAGTCCACCTCTGCAAGACGCCAGAGGCACCCGGCCACGGGTCCCTCATCTGCCGCATGTACCGGAGCTTTCCGCGCATCGCCTTCTACGTGATGAACTACAGGTACAGCGCCGGCGGCGAGCGTTGGGGGTTCTGCGGAGAGGACGACATGCATTGCCTCGCGGCAGCGGGAACGGTCTGGAAGGACACCCAGGCTGCCGCGGAGGGCGCCTACGACCGCACGAAGGCGTGCACGTTCACGAGTTTCGTCGGCTACGAATGGACGGCCAGTGCCGGCACCGGGAAGAACCTCCATCGCAACGTGATCTTCCGCAACCAGCAGGTACCGGCGTTGCCCATCAGCGTGATGGAAACCGGGAACACGGCCGCCGATCTCTGGGATGAGCTCGAGCGCTCATGCGTGCGCGGCATGCCCGGCTGCGAGGTCCTCACCATCCCCCACAACTCCAACCTGGACGGGGGCTTGATGTTCCAGTCCGCGGCCGAGATCGGTGTCCCGGTTGGCGAGGCGGAAGCAAGGCGGCGTGCACGCTGGGAACCTCTGGTCGAGATCATGCAGCACAAGGGCGATTCCGAATGCATGCTCGGCGGCGATACGACGGACGAGGCCTGCGGCTTCGAGAAGCTCCCGTACGACAGCTTCGGAGCCCAGTTCAGCGCCTCGGGTGGCCAGGCTGTGCCCCAGCAATTCGTCCGGCATGCGTTGAAGCAGGGCCTCCTGCTCGAACGTCAACTCGGTGCGAACCCGTTCCACTACGGGATCGTCGCAAGCACCGACACCCACCTTGGTGCGCCCGGGCAGGTCGCAGAGAAGAACCATCCGGGCCATGGCGGCGCGGGCAATCCCGCGGCGGAAGAACTGCCGCCGGGCCTGCCCGACAACCTCGAGTTCGGCCCCGGCGGCCTCGCCGTGTTGTGGGCCGAAGAGAACAGCCGCGATTCCCTGTTTGCCGCCATGCAACGACGCGAGGCCTACGGCACGAGCGGGCCGCGCATCACCGTGCGCCTGTTCGGCGCCTGGAACCCACCGGAACAACTCTGCGGAAGGGAAGACTTCGTGGCCCTCGGCTATTCGAGCGGAGTACCGATGGGGAGCGACCTCCCCGCCAGGGCCCCGGATGCAACCAGGGATCCGGAAGCAACCGCTCCTTCCCTCGCCCCTTCACTTGCCGTCTGGGCGCTTCAGGATCCCGGGCCGGAAGGCGCTCCGGGCGTGCCGCTGCAGCGGGTGCAGATCGTGAAGGGTTGGCTCGACGGTGAGATGACCCATGAACGGGTCTTCGATGTCGCCGGAGGCCCGAACGACGCACGTGTCGATCCGGCAACTTGCGAGCCCATGGGAAAGGGCGAGCGCTCCTTGTGCTCGGTTTGGAAGGACCCGGAGTTCGATCCGGTACAGCCCGCGTTCTACTACGCACGTGTACTCGAAAACCCGACTTGTCGTTGGAGCCAACACCTCTGCCTCGCGGCCGGTGTGGATTGTTCTGATCCGAACTCGATCACGGAGGGCTACGAGCCCTGCTGCAGCGAAGACCACCGGCCGGTGATCCAGGAGCGCGCCTGGACCTCGCCCATCTGGTACCGGCCCAGCGTGGCCGGCGGTGAAGGATGA
- a CDS encoding peptidyl-prolyl cis-trans isomerase gives MRRPLPRFLLLGLGLFLADAFLGGGADANRTPAPPGTQLSDDELLFREALLRGYHETDGVVRMRLARNMRFAVADETRSEAELVDDALALGMHQSDLVVRRRLIQKLNLLGRERGRHPPPTEAELQEYLDAHPKRWRRPARVTLTQLYYRTEEAAAAARVRLPEGVDPEDPALRALPHPLPIPMHLPRHSERDVARLLGPDFAQAAFAAPDLTWSGPFRSAYGQHWVYLHERTPGGRIALDAVRTEVRESLLAERGERALEAWIAELRARYQLPAPNEPSLEKES, from the coding sequence ATGAGGCGACCCCTGCCGCGCTTCCTCTTGCTCGGTCTGGGCCTCTTCCTGGCCGACGCTTTCCTGGGCGGCGGAGCCGATGCGAACCGAACCCCGGCGCCTCCGGGCACGCAGCTCAGCGACGACGAACTCTTGTTCCGCGAGGCATTGCTGCGCGGATATCACGAGACGGACGGCGTGGTTCGCATGCGGCTCGCCCGCAACATGCGCTTCGCCGTTGCAGACGAAACCCGCAGCGAGGCCGAACTGGTCGACGACGCGCTGGCGTTGGGCATGCACCAGAGCGATCTCGTCGTCCGGCGCCGACTGATCCAGAAGCTGAACCTGCTGGGCCGGGAACGCGGCCGCCACCCGCCTCCGACGGAAGCGGAGCTCCAGGAGTACCTGGATGCCCACCCGAAACGCTGGCGGCGGCCTGCACGCGTCACGCTGACGCAGCTCTACTACCGAACGGAGGAAGCCGCCGCCGCGGCACGGGTTCGCCTGCCTGAGGGGGTCGATCCAGAGGATCCGGCCCTGCGCGCCCTGCCCCACCCGCTTCCCATTCCCATGCACCTCCCGCGTCACTCGGAGCGCGACGTGGCCAGGCTGCTCGGCCCGGATTTCGCACAGGCCGCCTTCGCTGCGCCGGACCTGACCTGGAGTGGCCCGTTCCGCTCGGCCTACGGACAGCATTGGGTGTATCTCCACGAGCGAACACCAGGAGGAAGAATCGCCCTCGATGCGGTGCGCACCGAGGTGCGCGAATCCCTGCTGGCCGAACGGGGCGAACGAGCCCTCGAAGCCTGGATCGCAGAGCTTCGCGCCCGCTACCAGCTGCCGGCTCCGAACGAGCCTTCGCTGGAGAAGGAATCGTGA
- a CDS encoding HupE/UreJ family protein has translation MRATAFLFFALLALASSAGAHRLAPSFLSLEVSADGHVDVLWKTAQVVARGAQIKPVLPEACHRLGEAEVRAEGTAWVTRIQMNCGSEGLIGQRIAVTGLEESGTDALVRIAFADGREVRTILSRTAPTMEVPEKESPWRVFSDYLQLGVGHLLGGPDHLLFVLGLMLLMPTTRKLLAAVTAFTLGHSLTLALAALGILGVPQGLVELTIAATLVVLARETLLPRPEASALVRRPWIAPAAFGLVHGLGFAGALAELGLPGHAIPLALFAFNVGIEFGQIGVVVAGWWAVRALARRQSSLPGWIAETPATVIGTLGVFWCLQRATAWLLP, from the coding sequence GTGAGAGCCACCGCCTTCCTGTTCTTTGCCTTGCTCGCCCTGGCTTCCTCCGCCGGCGCCCATCGCCTGGCGCCCTCGTTCCTCTCACTCGAGGTCTCGGCCGACGGCCACGTGGACGTGCTCTGGAAGACCGCCCAGGTGGTGGCGCGAGGTGCCCAGATCAAGCCCGTGCTCCCGGAGGCCTGCCATCGCCTGGGCGAAGCCGAGGTTCGCGCCGAGGGCACGGCCTGGGTGACACGCATCCAGATGAACTGCGGCTCCGAAGGATTGATCGGCCAGCGTATCGCGGTCACGGGCCTCGAAGAAAGCGGCACCGACGCCCTGGTTCGGATTGCCTTCGCCGACGGCCGGGAGGTGCGCACCATCCTCAGCAGGACGGCCCCGACGATGGAGGTACCCGAGAAGGAGAGCCCCTGGCGGGTGTTCTCCGACTACCTCCAACTCGGTGTGGGGCATTTGCTAGGCGGTCCAGACCACCTGCTCTTCGTGCTGGGCCTGATGTTGCTGATGCCGACGACTCGGAAGCTGCTTGCCGCCGTCACCGCCTTCACCCTGGGACACAGCCTCACCCTCGCGCTCGCAGCGCTGGGAATCCTCGGGGTGCCGCAGGGCCTGGTGGAGCTGACGATTGCCGCAACCCTCGTGGTGCTGGCGCGCGAGACCCTGCTTCCCCGGCCCGAAGCCTCGGCCCTGGTGCGCCGGCCCTGGATCGCCCCAGCGGCTTTCGGCCTCGTGCACGGCCTGGGCTTCGCCGGCGCCCTCGCGGAACTCGGCCTGCCCGGTCACGCCATCCCGCTTGCCTTGTTCGCCTTCAACGTCGGCATCGAATTCGGACAGATCGGTGTGGTAGTGGCGGGCTGGTGGGCCGTCCGCGCCCTGGCTCGCAGGCAATCCTCCCTGCCGGGCTGGATCGCCGAGACACCTGCCACCGTGATTGGAACCCTCGGCGTCTTCTGGTGCCTCCAGCGTGCCACCGCCTGGCTGCTGCCGTGA
- a CDS encoding NYN domain-containing protein, protein MAGSEPLIAVFCDFENLAIGARRSKLGPIKIDLVLKRLLEKGRIVYKRAYCDWSGYQKEGKELHRHGVEMVEIPQTKMSGKNSADIHMVVDALDLCYAKQHIDIFALLSGDSDFSPLVAKLKENDKRVLTCGVKSSTSDLLVNASDEFLYYDDLVRAERGRAERATPKPKTAKSKAGTTKAPQLEDGVNQVFEIVQSLAGDYDQIWGSMVKQTVKRVYPGFTESASGHASFHDLLEALEDKGLIELEWDEKRGNYLVKLQRAKRS, encoded by the coding sequence ATGGCCGGCTCTGAGCCGCTAATCGCCGTCTTCTGTGACTTCGAGAACCTCGCGATCGGCGCACGCCGCTCGAAGCTGGGACCGATCAAGATCGATCTGGTGCTGAAGCGCCTGCTCGAAAAGGGACGCATCGTCTACAAGCGCGCATATTGCGATTGGAGCGGATACCAGAAAGAAGGCAAGGAGCTCCACCGCCACGGCGTGGAGATGGTCGAGATCCCGCAGACCAAGATGAGCGGCAAGAACAGTGCCGACATCCACATGGTCGTCGACGCCCTCGACCTTTGTTATGCCAAGCAGCACATCGACATCTTCGCGTTGCTCTCGGGCGACAGCGATTTCTCGCCTCTCGTCGCGAAGCTGAAGGAAAACGACAAGCGGGTGCTCACCTGCGGTGTCAAGAGCTCCACCTCGGATCTGCTCGTGAACGCCTCCGACGAATTCCTCTACTACGACGATCTGGTGCGTGCCGAACGAGGCCGCGCGGAACGGGCGACCCCCAAGCCCAAGACGGCGAAGAGCAAGGCGGGAACCACCAAGGCGCCCCAGCTCGAAGACGGCGTGAACCAGGTATTCGAGATCGTCCAATCCCTGGCTGGAGACTACGACCAGATCTGGGGCTCGATGGTCAAGCAAACCGTCAAGCGCGTCTATCCGGGCTTCACCGAATCCGCCTCCGGCCACGCGTCCTTCCACGATCTCCTGGAAGCCCTCGAGGACAAGGGCCTGATCGAACTCGAGTGGGACGAGAAACGCGGCAACTACCTCGTCAAACTCCAGAGAGCCAAGCGCAGCTGA